The Sphaeramia orbicularis chromosome 15, fSphaOr1.1, whole genome shotgun sequence region GTAGATGGATCTGGACTCACGCTGAGGATTGTCGTGTTCTTTAACACGTGTCAATGCCGCATCAGCGACAAAAATACATGTCACCTTGTCGGCCACTTTGGATCTGCATTTCTTCAGGTGTTTTGATGATCACTTCATCAAGTGTCCGTCCACTTTAATGATTACCGCATGACGCATGATTAAATCTGAATGAACACGTATGTTTTCATCCATGTTTTCAAGTTCAGAGTTCAGGTTCGGTTCTGGTCGATATTCACTTATTATTCAAGTCCACGTTTGGCTCGGGGTCGTGTCCATCCTGTCATTCATATATTTAATGTCTTTCTTACCATGGCAATGGCCAAGTGTACTGCAGCACCATTCAGTATCAAGTATGTTGCGGAAACACGTGACATTACAGATATTTAACGCAGTGAAGCGGTTGTAAAACACTCACCGTTGAATCTACGCTGAGACCAGGAAGTCTTGATGGGATTTAGTTTCTCAACTTAGGGTCAGGGCCCACAATGGCCCATGGATCTGTTTTTAGAGCAGTGAAGTCCCACCCCCTGGAGTTGAGCCCAGTGGACGAAATTTCAGAACCACAATGTGTGACGTCTTTATCTTAAGTTCTGTCTTAACTACTGTGACTGTCAGTTTCTTTATTTGTAAAATTCTGTTTTAAATGGAGACACTTTACTCAGGACCCAATAATTATTCTCTGTTCAGGTTTTTACTGAAGCTGTAGAACATAAAAGGGGTGGGGTTTGAAGGGGCGGAGTTTGGACTCTATTGGGTCAGAATATGAAGAGTGAATTCATTTCCCTGCAGAGGAGAAATGTCAGACACAGACGACGAAAACAAGACTCAATGAGATAAATATAATGTAAAGGGTTTGATATATATTTATAACGCTGGTCGAGAACCACAGCTCCTCTGTCGACCCAGCTCCAGGTCCTGATGGTCCAACATGACCGACTCGTTTCCCAGTAATGGACTGCGGCGTCTACATCTGTGTTGATGCTAAACCTGGATGTTGGAGAAGATGCAAAGGACGGCGCTCACCTTTGGCCTGATCAGTTCAACTAGAACCACAGAGACCACCGCAAAGGTCAGGCTTAGGTCCCCCACCtgaacctggtcctggtcctggtcctaaaCCACTGCAAAGGTCAGAGTTGGGTCCACAACCTGATCCTGGTCCCGGTTCTGGTTCAGGTCCATCTGCCTGTGAATGCGTTTCATCCAGTATTTATTAACTTTAGTGTGTTTTGAGGTAAAAGTTTgaacctgaccctgttcctggtCCTGAACCTAATCCTTAATCCTTAAAGAGTCTGAAGAATTGGAGTCCATTAAATAAATGTTATGTCCATgaggtttgtgttggttctgATTGTGTTGGTTCCTTTGCTGGTTTTGTAGATCCAGACTGAGGTGGATTTTACAGACATGATGTGTTCAGGTGCCAAATGTTGGTTCTTTTTTATTCTTCAGACTGAATCTCCTTTAACCCAACAtttctctttcttcttgtttttatttctggACTTATCTTCTCTGTTCTTTGAATTGGTCTTATTCTGTGCTGTTCAGCTTCTTTAAATAAAACCTGCTGTTTTACCAAACTTGTATCTGAGTCTGAATTTTAACATCAAATAATAACATCATCTGCTGCTTTGGACTAAAAATACACAGAGACAAAAACCAGAACTGAAAACCTTTAGTTCAAGTGTTTGTTTATCACGTCTTTAGTTTCTGTTTCTAAATTTAGTTAAAGGCTGAGTTTTATTAGACATGAACCTATTATTAGCGACATTTATCACTGGACAGTAATTCATCTGGGATCACATTTGACTTTCTAAACAATAAAGGAAGAAATTACAGGTTCTGTCTGGTTTAAAAAGTAGAAAACACCAAAAAGAAATTCATTAATTTAGGGTAAAACTGGGTCTGGGTGTTTGagagttaaaccaggtctgggtctctGAAGGTTTAACCTGTTCTCTGAGGGTTAAACCAGGTCTAGGTCTCTGATATGAAGGTTAAACTCAGTCTCCGAGCGTTAGACTGGGTCTGGGTCCCTGTAGGTTAAACTGGGTCTGGGTTTCTGAGGATTAAACCAGGTCTGAACTGTCAGTAAAATCTGCTGCGTTAAACATGAGTCCGTCAGTACCCACGTGTTCACCAGGGGACATGACCAAAGCAGGAGAATAGGGTCTTCAGGTCACACACAATGCCGgtaggtaaatctgacattgatacAAATCAGCCACTGAGACACTGTTCACAGTGTACagttccacaggaccacagcactccactgacacagaactgaagtcacactgcaTACTGTCACATCgaacatgtagctccacccaccttctccagcctctagagcaggggtctcaaactcagatcctcgagggccggtatcctgcatgttttagttgtttccctcctccagcacacctgacggtcgttatcaggcttctgcagagcctgataataggcttatcatttgaatcaggtgtgttggaagagggatacatccaaaacatgcagaataccggccctcgaggatctgagtttgagacccctgctctagagcaaagaacaccataaaacaacatatagagtatttagaacaataattcctattctatactttCAACTATctctaatttgttgtttcttccatcagttggcacagtactgtggtagcaaaacacacaaaagaatgaactgaagtatgcatcatatatgaccacagtactgtgggaacAAGAAgcaaatgagttcatgtaacagtatccctgactggctctaatacagtggttcccaaccttttttggctcgtgaccccattttaacatcacaaatttctgccaaccccagacattcaaaacagacatttttttgctaacattaatttgtttttgatcatgtgatagtttgctaaactatgtagtaaataaactttaattttagacacatttagtctatataatgcatattattatggacggaggcagaaaagccaggtgtagattactgcacaaagggagaatttattttccttggtcaggatatgtacagtcagtccagcttggatttacaaggctgacaattaatactgaacaaagaagaactgaaactatgaattatgaaagagctgcagcatctgaaactgaccacgatgaacatttgacagataaacagaaccacagtgctgcagtttcagcttcactgtttgtcttgtatggattgggattttctctgtcaactcaccatacattttttatgaataagttttcatttttattaattactagaaatttcaggcgaccccatttgaattccaggcgaccccatgtggggtcccgaccccaaggttgaataaCACTGCCCTAACTGCTAACCCCTAACACACTGTTTTTTGACCTTGGGTTCACAACCCCAcggggggtcacctggaattcaaatggggtcacctgaaatttttagtaattgataaaaaaaaacaaaaaaaaaaaaacattttttttaaatgattcaatatatatttcattataattaaaacaccacacacttcttgtaataaaaatcaagttactACATTACTATGTTACTATGTTTCAACCTGCTCAGACAGAGCCACAGTCAGAAAAtcagaccaaacagagaatggaaagatttctttgcctgCCTGACCCTGCTAAGTCATCTACAAGAGAagctgagaagcagacaccaaaaaggtgcattatatacactagcagcattgtacccatggtgccattgtatgatagcatgagaggctaaaatgccctcctgtggtgcaacagtggcctTGTACCttaacgccctcccgtgctgcaacatcgatcataCATCGAGCGGacatcagacagacacagaacatgtaggattatatagaataaatgtcgtcaaagtttgtcatgtcctttatggactgtgattgtctctctcagctcaccatatattttttattagtaagaagtttttttttttattattattattattattattattttttaatcaattactagaaattccaggcgaccccacacggGGTCctgacccaaggttgaaaaacactgctccagtacaaatattaacatttgattggtctgtggcaatagaaaAACCAATATTTTTTGccatagtactgtggcagtagccattgtcttattattttctttattttcatttgatCTGTGTTTTTGTCTCATGTTGTTTACGTCGTATTAACTGAAAAACACCTGTCAAAACACcattgatgatgatgaagatgatgaaggtcTTTATCCTGAAACAGTAGGACTTCCTCTCTAAATCTGTTTCAGATCTGTGGACCAGAAGAAAgtgtgaggtcagaggtcacgtgcgGTGGTTTGGACGTGCTTCAGCTGAGGGGATGATGGAGGAGATAATGTGAAGGGCTTTAAGACCATGAGGAGGAGACGCTGCTTCACCAGCACTCAGCTCGTCTGTATTCAGCAcacgcctcctcctccacctcctcctcctcctcctctccatctcTGCAGGACCACCGTCCTCCGATCAGTCGATCTCCTGCTTCTCCCTCCATCCGACTCCCAGGGCTCAGAGGAGGAGACGACGAGTGGAGCCCAAGACGATGGATGATGGACATACACTGGGTCTGATGTCTCAGCTCAGGAGGTGGGTGTTGTTTACCAGAACCACCGGTCTGAGGGGTCTGTgatggtctgaggtggactgagagGATCTGAAGTGGTCTGAGGGGGTGTTATATGGTTTATGGGGGTCTcaggtggtctgtggtggtctgacaggtctgaggtggactgagatCTGAGGTGGTCTGAGATGTTCTGAGGGGGTCTGAGGGGGTGGTCTTAGATgttctgaggtggtctgaggtggtggTCTAGGGTGGTCTGAGGGGGTCTGAAAGGGACAAAGGGAGACTAAGGGGGTCAGTGGTGGTCTGTTGATCTGAGGTGGTCTATTGTGGTCTAATGCGGTCTGAGGAAGTCTatggtggtctgaggtggactgacaTGGTCTAAGGTGGTCAACATGGAAACACATACAACATTCAGTCAACGATGAGACCACACAGCACTGGACGCCATCATGTGTACAAGATCACGGTGTGTTCAGGGGTGGTCTGGACAATACCATGGTGTAAAAACAGTTCTTGTTCTCTATTAATGTCATAACTGTTGTTCTTCATCGTGTATTGATTTATTTGTAGAAAATGTTTGATCCCTTGAAGGCATCTCCTCAGTCTCATGTTGAACCAGCAGAGCCTGGACTTTTATTCTGaaggacagactgacaggatgTTGTCTGTTGGAATAATCTCATCTGTGTTTCAAAAACCTGTGCTGTgacacctgaacacaacacagtAATATGACACACAACTCTGTCACATTAAGCTCACTTCTATAGAGATGAAACTAGGACCGGAACCGGAACAGACCAGTATATCCCAGTCCCAGTCCAACAGCATTAGAGAAACCcgaaacaacagaacagagtcAAACCGAATCGAATCAATCTGACCAGAATAAACAGAATCGAGTGAAACCTGACAGCgtcagactgaactgaactgtgaaactgaactgaatcaaCTCAAAAGAATCAAATTAAACTGAGCCGAGTCAAACCAGATCAGTCTGCATTGAATCATGATCGTTGTAGCCAGATCTGGAACTAGGAACAGATGCTCAGCCGTAAAGTCACAGTTTTTACGTAAGTGAAAACATTAATCACATCGACGAAAAGAAAAAGCAGGAACTAAATCCAGACCCTGTGGTTGAACGAGGGTCTAAAGCAGAGTGAATGGTCTTTAAGCCTGTgtccagtttggtttggtttaatcTGGATTGATCCTGTCCGAAGCCTCTAATGGACCTGTTCACCTGCTGCTTTATAGGAGAGTTCATCCTGCCatgtgtgacccctgacctctgacctctgacacaCACCTCTGAGGGGggatggagggaggaggagaggagtctGAACCATCCTCAGATCTGGACACATCCTCTGGGAGACCAGGAGGACCAGTTTCAGGGGGTCCAGGAGCACCAGTTTCAgaaggaccaggaggaccaggtaCAAGAGGTCCAGGGGGACCAGGTCCAGGATGTCCAGGAGGTCCAGGTCTAGGAAGCTGCAGACCAAATGGCCTCATCGACACGCACAGCCAATGTCCAGAGCCTCAGGAAGGTCCTCATTACCAGGCCCAGGTCCTGGTCCCAGTAGACTCCTCTTATTGTCAGGAGTGGGGAGGTGGTGCCCCCCAGCTCCTGAACCCCAGCGCCCTCCTCCCCCATCAGATGGCCTCCCCACGTCTCCTGCTGTGCTCGGATGGTGTCCTGAAGGTGTGGGGTGAGGCAGCGCTCAGCGACTGCTGTGAGACCACCTTCATCGAAGGCCTGCCTCCGAACTTTGCTTCCTCCAGCGCCGCCACCAAAGAGGCAATGCTGTTCACTGACGGGAAGTTTATGGACTTCAGCGAGGAGGACGTGAAGATCCAGACGCTGTCGCACGATATCGATGACGACGACGAGTTCCAGGAGTTGGAGGTGAGTCACAGATCATGGACAAAGTTCACCTGAAAAGGACTCTGGATCTGGACTCTGGGTTTGGACTCTGGGTTTGGACTCTGGGTTTGGACTCTGGGTTTAGACTCTGGGTTTGGACTCTGGGTTTAGACTCTGGGTTTAGACTCTGGGTTTAGACTCTGGGTTTGGACTCTGGGTTTGGACTCTGGGTTTGGACTCTGGGTTTAGACTCTGGGTTTAGACTCTGGGTTTGGACTCTGGGTTTAGACTCTGGGTTTGGACTCTGGGTTTGGACTCTGGGTTTAGACTCTGGGTTTGGACTCTGGGTTTAGACTCTGGGTTTGGACTCTGGGTTTGGACTCTGGGTTTAGACTCTGGGTTTGGACTCTGGGTTTAGACTCTGGGTTTGGACTCTGGGTTTGGACTCTGGGTTTAGACTCTGGGTTTGGACTCTGGGTTTAGACTCTGGGTTTGGACTCTGGGTTTGGACTCTGGGTTTGGACTCTGGGTTTAGACTCTGGGTTTGGACTCTGGGTTTGGATTCTGGGTTTAGACTCTGGGTTTGGACTCTGGGTTTAGACTCTGGGTTTAGACTCTGGGTTTGGACTCTGGGTTTGGACTCTGGGTTTGGACTGTGAGTTTGGACTTTGGTTCCAGACTCCGGTTCCAGCGGTGAATGGGATTATCTGCAGCTCATATTATCACTGTTGGATGAGTCACAGCCAATCGGTTTTGACGATTAGCTGTGATTTAATCCATCAGGGCCAGGATTACCCTCAGAGCAGCTTTAACACAGATTTATTCAATTGATGTTCAGGTAAAATGTGCAGGAattctaaaaacacaaaaacacttttTCTGAATCAgtgaaaatagaataaaacttGTTGACGATGAACAGATCTGTCACTAAGCATCTGGTTTTATCATTAAAACGTCAAAGGTACAAACTATGACTCCCAGGATGCCTTTCACCAGCAATTATTCAGTCCAGGATGATAAGAGTTAACgaacacaaaaaccaaacaaaactaaacaaaacaaaatatgctGCAGTTGCCATGGAGAAGATGCCTCGAACGGTTTCCACACAGAAACAGGAGAGGTTGAAGTGCTGCGATTGGATGTCTGTTAAAGAAATGTATCCTGGGAGTTGTTGTCCAACATCTTTCTTACATGAAATCCAGCCTTTAACTGATTTTAATGTGAAACTCTGTAACCACGGCAACGGCAGTGGTTCTCAGCTGTAACAAGGTGACAATGTTTAGAATTCTCTACAGCTCTGATTGGCCTGTTCTGCCCAGCAACAGGGACTGATTGGTCAGAATATGAAGGAAGACCATGTTAACACTATCAAGAGGGACGTTAACCCTTCAAagtcagtttgtttgtgttttcagttgtttttgtgcTTGTTTGCGTCAGAGCGACTACTCCAGCGAATCAGAGAGCGAGGACGCCTTCCTGCTGATGCCTCCCAGAGACCACCTGGGCCTCAGCGTCTTCTCCATGCTCTGCTGTTTCTGGCCACTCGGCATCGCCGCCTTCTACCTGTCACACGAGGTGAGAACCACGGGAGTCAATCACTGAGGTCAGGAAGTTAGACTAACCTGACTTTATTTAATCTGTAGGATAAGGTCAAAACCACTTTAAAGACTCGATGAAAACTGGGTCTGGGTCAGTGGTCTGGGTCCCAGGGTCCAGGTCAGGGTTAGTGTTCTTGGTCTGGGGCCAATCATCAGCTTCGACGTTAACACACTGGCTCATGTAGCTGCTCTGCTCACATGATTAGATTTTCATGATTGAAAGAGTGTAGAAGCTCCTCACTGTCCCAGACTGAACCAGTCAGAGGAGGCCCTGCCCCCTGCATCTGATTGGTGTGTAATTCAATTTGAGTGGAGTCGTTTCCTGACGACGAGCTCCTTAATAACATTTCCAGATTTTGCTTCGTTTAGAGGCTGAAGATCAGGATTGATTAGAGTGTGCTGATCAATCATACAACATGTGGACAAACACGAGAAGACAccgacagccaatcagagcagcccATCACGATGCAGCTCTGACACTGGTCACATGATGGAAAACAGAAAACATCCGTCATCCATCCACATCCATCTGTTGTTTACATGTTGTTTAGATGTTGTGTTAGTGTTGTTTAGGTGTTGTTTAAAGCTGCgaatgactttcgtcaccaatttttcatcaaatctgtaaaaccccagtcatagcctaagtatcctgaatccattagtctttctgtgattacgcacctgaatctcttccttcatggtgaacaattttgaagttgactccatcataagcagtccatttgtttacataccaagccggtaggtcactcttgtttttttttttactttgtcacgaagtgcattgtgagaatgggaattccacgcagccgtaGTATGGCCATAGCAGCAGCAAACATGGAAATgacttcattgcttcttgctgctgtggCTGGAATTTTGAAAAAGGCCCGAGTGTTGGTTTGGTTTaggtttcagtttggtatgtaaccAAACAGCCTGCCTGTGATGGAGTAcattttgaagttgttcaccatgagggaagtcactcaggtgcgtaatcacagaaaaactAACGGATTCATGATTCTTAGGCTATccctcgggttttacagatttgatgaaaaatgggcgacgaaagtcatacgcagctttttGATGTTTTTTAGGTGTTGTTCGGATGTTATGTTGTACTTTTTTAGATGTTGTGTTAGTATTTAGATGTTATTTAGATgttgtctagattttttttttagatgtttagaTGTTGTGTTAGTGTTTAGATGTTTTTTAGGTGTTTAGATGTTTATATGttgtttaggtgttttttaggttTCTAAATGTTATTTAGATGTTGtctaggtgtttttttttagatgtttagaTGTTGTGTTAGTGTTGTTTAGATGTTTTTCAGGTGTTATTTAGATGTTTATATGTTGTTTAGATGTTTTTTTAGGTGTGGTTTagatgtttatgtgttgtttagaTGTTTTTTTAGGTGTGGTTTAGATGTTTATATGttgtttaggtgttttttaggtgttgtTTAGATGTTTATATGttgtttaggtgttttttaggtgttgtTTAGATGTTTTTTAGTTGTTTAGATGTTTATATGttgtttaggtgttttttttaggtgtttagaTGTTGTTTAGATATTATATGGGGGGTCAGTTCCACCTTCTGGGGCCTCTCCCCTCCACCTACTGTCATCTCCTCTGGTTGGTTGAGATGCCAAATGTTGGTCCCTCCCAGTGGGCGGTCTTATTGTTGGTGATGTGCCCCACAGTGAGACCACATCCTGAACAGAACCCGGACCTGAACGACACTGTTGAAAAGACACAGTTCCACACTAGGACTGGTCCAGTAGATCATGGACAT contains the following coding sequences:
- the syndig1 gene encoding synapse differentiation-inducing gene protein 1, producing the protein MEGGGEESEPSSDLDTSSGRPGGPVSGGPGAPVSEGPGGPGTRGPGGPGPGCPGGPGLGSCRPNGLIDTHSQCPEPQEGPHYQAQVLVPVDSSYCQEWGGGAPQLLNPSALLPHQMASPRLLLCSDGVLKVWGEAALSDCCETTFIEGLPPNFASSSAATKEAMLFTDGKFMDFSEEDVKIQTLSHDIDDDDEFQELESDYSSESESEDAFLLMPPRDHLGLSVFSMLCCFWPLGIAAFYLSHETNKAVSKGDFHLASSSSRRALFLAVLSITIGTGIYVGVAVALIAYLSKNHHW